The following are encoded together in the Vanrija pseudolonga chromosome 7, complete sequence genome:
- the fer8_3 gene encoding Fe-regulated protein 8: protein MVTALKNAVVVGASYVGINAAQQLAAVLPATYRVVLVEPHSHFHHLFAFPRFAIVPTHEHKAFVPFTGVFNQDTIPNKDQHKVVQARVVALEPGRAVLDREWEGSREIPFDYVVVATGTRLTPPGSMVSDDKPSAVTYFQDYQAKVKNANSVVLVGGGAVGIQMAADLKEKFPEKQVTLVHSRDKVMPRFHPQFHDLIQERFTELGIRLITNSRVVFPKGGFPEDGSTFTVDLADGTSVDAQLVIPATGQTPNNDLVRDLPASTPEGIINPANGFIRVQPTLQFKDPAYPNFFAVGDVADTGAHKAARPGAAQAAAAAQNILSLIEGKTPTETITVSPGGIHLTLGIQKNIIFRNPESEGAEPTSRWRDDGVEDMNIEGVWTRRGVRVNTLDDYHL, encoded by the exons ATGGTCACAGCACTCAAGaacgccgttgtcgtcggggCGTCGTATGTCGGCATT AACGCGGCCCAGCAGCTCGCTGCCGTCTTGCCCGCCACCTACCGCGTCGTGCTTGTCGAGCCCCACAGTCATTTCCACCACCTGTTTGCCTTT CCGCGCTTCGCCATTGTCCCCACGCACGAGCACAAGGCATTCGTACCCTTCACTGGCGTGTTCAACCAGGACACGATCCCAAACAAGGACCAGCACAAGGTTGTGCAGGCGCGAGTTGTCGCCCTTGAGCCtggccgcgccgtgctcgaccgcGAGTGGGAGGGTTCGAGAGAGATCCCGTTCGACTATGTTGTCGTCGCGACCGGCACGCGGCTGACGCCACCTGGCTCTATGGTGTCGGACGACAAGCCGTCCGCTGTCACGTACTTCCAGGACTACCAGGCCAAGGTGAAGAATGCCAACTCTGTCgtgcttgtcggcggcggtgccgtcGGTATCCAGATGGCGGCGGACCTCAAGGAGAAGTTTCCCGAGAAGCAGGTCACGCTCGTCCACTCGCGCGACAAGGTCATGCCGAGGTTCCACCCCCAGTTCCACGACCTTATCCAGGAGCGGTTCACCGAACTCGGCATCAGGCTCATCACCAACTCGCGCGTCGTGTTCCCCAAGGGCGGCTTCCCTGAGGACGGCTCGACGTTCACGGTTGATCTCGCGGACGGCACTAGTgtcgacgcgcagctcgtcatCCCCGCCACGGGCCAGACACCCAACAACGATCTCGTGCGCGACCTTCCTGCGTCGACGCCGGAGGGGATCATCAACCCCGCCAACGGCTTCATCCGCGTCCAGCCCACGCTGCAGTTCAAGGACCCGGCGTACCCCAACTTCTTCGCCGTCGGAGACGTGGCCGACACGGGAGCACACAAGGCTGCCAGACCCGGAGCGGCgcaggctgccgctgcggctcAGAACATTTTGTCGCTGATCGAGGGCAAGACGCCGACCGAGACGATCACCGTCAGCCCCGGAGGCATCCACCTGACGCTGGGCATT CAAAAGAACATCATCTTTAGGAATCCAGAGTCCGAGGGTGCCGAGCCTACCTCGCGCTGGCGTGACGA tggcgtcgaggacatgAACATTGAGGGTGTGTGGACACGCCGCGGAGTTCGTGtcaacacgctcgacgaTTACCACCTCTAA
- the STU1_1 gene encoding Protein STU1 — protein sequence MVNTMVSEEEVEAFLVALRAGDVDKKINLVQLWAIKLDPISELPDKTVDAITLLVAPFLRSPSHLLVTSALSAFLPAYIPLIPSAAPHVHHLQLALVQLVPGLIERLNDPKDKVHEPASQCLALLGNKAYEAESPAPSQKGKAKDGMASIWEKAVKDTLAGKNSRAKIVLLKLLLAMRSDKSSKLPLKPWLPGLVNLLEDGDGSVRDQARETVVALLSPPTVPAAARSELKKLMLARNVRKSIADVVIARVLGGDSGPAPAQTETETAVPAESAAKPSQLNGNEEVEVVLVASAADLQSEFKAMVPHFQGKETEHNWGPRERSLVRMRGMLRGGASSKYSDAFLASLKGDVIDGIAKTLLSLRTTVAQQACALVQELAESLGTSFDACLEPLLPVLGKMAGFTKKIIADKSQRAVTAIIIHSTLHPRPIISHIAAGINDKSIASRQFGAAHLKTFLENQARPHLSAIEAHAGTVSEIEQLLRRCLADTSTGVREQARGAFWAFDKVWPRQAASILDSLDSTAKKQLEKANPKGTLSAGGSARTTPNRPRQSSAMAAMIAARRAKAAADKASSTNGSSRAASPNASPSAVSRTAGNEAGVPDNTVSARQAKATSPPPAGEEGSPQPPMETASPSPSSPPDVDALALGVGALGLHQNNGHAAASASSSPPKAPEAASSPISSTLFKASTDPRPTPGDSRLTTDSRRGVEQRNQPLGVENLDNAHASQTRRRVSAQSEKRLSTHSVKSDKSRSSAQLGHPPRVGQRATVIPTPVLKTNAASSQASSRSRSSSLARTLSHSPPSLLDSMPRSLRHSDMRDAASSDTSAGGSHLRTPTLPRFHLPRSHPEPVHYQAESSLPPHRGVASRNVSDSVNTTPFARRRSFVPDGPVDPADDARRAQVAQGLSAAQQLLDFDDDQMDLATAPITPARPGSSSVSIAQPFRTPVSRQRQIWEDSPRAMTPRLLHDLKSRAHERSWWKERQKLLDQATSLNADRELTKETIEEDVGALTSGSPTLGNLQRLVLFSQAHDIALENSLDDEVDREDIAEQKLVWEEQRLFDRVFDGLMAFLDPKRATNILEQGLVLLWELVQNQWVLCESREDDLLDSLFVLRSSTNPVILESTNSLVSLLTEVCNPPFLLLLLHSALDRYIAARSTESSQSNLAALQHESAHLRGDRARVSGYNFGLNAMGMCILHLPKEAVETEARRLERQVMAALSLTTAEGVLARQAAHRVILAVQCMLGDDVRTLALFPDLDAGQRSFATYLMQQNGVMNRASFDGAEDAARRQAVLEELLDGLTKGARLR from the exons ATGGTAAACACCATGGTATCAGAGGAAGAGGTGGAGGCTttcctcgtcgctctccgGGCAGGCG ACGTCGACAAGAAGATCAACTTGGTCCAGCTTTGGGCAATAAAGCTGGACCCAATATCAGAGCTCCCAGACAAGaccgtcgacgccatcacgCTCTTGGTCGCGCCGTTCTTGCGGTCGCCGTCGCACCTCCTCGTGACTTCAGCTCTAAGCGCGTTCCTTCCGGCTTACATCCCCCTCATCCCGTCCGCCGCACCACATgtccaccacctccagcTGGCACTCGTCCAGCTTGTCCCCGGGCTCATTGAGCGACTAAACGACCCAAAGGACAAGGTCCACGAGCCCGCGAGCCAGTgtcttgccctcctcggAAACAAGGCCTACGAGGCCGAATCACCAGCGCCATCgcagaagggcaaggccaaAGATGGCATGGCTAGTATTTGGGAGAAGGCAGTCAAGGACACCCTTGCGGGCAAGAACTCACGAGCCAAGATTGTCCTCTTGAAGCTCTTGTTAGCGATGAGGAGCGACAAGAGCTCCAAGCTCCCTCTCAAGCCGTGGTTACCAggcctcgtcaacctctTGGAAGATGGCGATGGCAGTGTGCGGGACCAAGCAAGAGAA ACTGTCGTCGCCTTGTTGTCTCCGCCGACGGttcccgccgctgctcgctccgAACTCAAGAAGCTCATGTTGGCACGCAATGTCCGCAAATCGATCGCCGATGTAGTTATCGCGCGCGTCCTTGGTGGCGACTCTGGTCCAGCACCAGCGCAAACAGAGACGGAGACGGCCGTTCCTGCAGAGTCGGCTGCGAAACCCAGCCAACTCAATGGGAATGAGGAAGTAGAGGTTGTGTTG GTTGCGAGTGCCGCAGATCTGCAAAGCGAATTCAAGGCCATGGTTCCACATTTCCAG GGCAAGGAAACGGAGCACAACTGGGGCCCTCGCGAACGCTCACTTGTACGAATGCGAGGGATGCTCCGCGGCGGTGCATCAAGCAAGTACTCGGACGCGTTCTTGGCTTCCTTGAAAGGGGACGTGATTGACGGGATTGCGAAGACT CTGCTCAGCTTGCGAACAACTGTAGCACAACAGGCGTGTGCCCTGGTACAGGAGCTTGCAGAGAGCCTAGGCACATCGTTTGACGCCTGTCTTGAACCCTTACTCCCAGTATTGGGGAAGATGGC AGGCTTCACAAAGAAAATCATTGCCGACAAGTCTCAAAGGGCGGTAACGGCCATTATCATTCACTCAACACTACACCCTCGGCCTATTATTTCTCACATTGCCGCCGGTATCAATGACAAGAGTATCGCATCGCGCCAGTTCGGTGCAGCCCACCTCAAAACGTTCTTGGAGAACCAAGCCCGTCCGCACTTGAGTGCCATAGAGGCTCACGCTGGGACAGTGTCTGAAATCGAGCAGTTGCTACGACGCTGTCTCGCGGACACCAGCACTGGTGTTCGTGaacaagctcgaggagcatTCTGGGCCTTTGACAAGGTTTGGCCGCGGCAAGCTGCATCAAtcctcgacagcctcgacTCCACTGCCAAGAAACAACTTGAGAAGGCAAACCCTAAGGGCACGCTGTCCGCCGGCGGCTCTGCGCGAACGACTCCGAATAGACCCCGTCagagctcggcgatggcggccaTGATTGCTGCAAGGCGAGCCAAGGCCGCTGCAGACAAGGCCTCGTCCACCAACGGGAGCTCACGAGCAGCCTCACCAAACGCTTCACCATCAGCTGTCTCTCGGACGGCCGGCAACGAGGCTGGTGTGCCCGATAACACCGTGTCGGCGAGACAGGCGAAGGCAACTTCTCCCCCTCCCGCCGGAGAGGAAGGAAGCCCACAACCTCCTATGGAGACTgcatcgccctcgccctcctctccACCGGACGTGGAtgccctcgctctcggcgtAGGTGCGCTGGGGCTTCATCAAAACAATGGACACGCGGCAGCTTCAGCCTCTTCATCGCCGCCCAAGGCACCAGAAGCAGCATCGTCGCCCATTTCGTCCACTCTTTTCAAGGCGTCTACCGACCCTCGTCCAACCCCCGGCGATTCGCGGTTGACAACTGACTCACGGAGAGGAGTGGAACAGCGAAACCAGCCGCTTGGAGTGGAAAACCTGGACAATGCGCATGCCTCTCAAACGAGGAGACGAGTATCGGCTCAGAGCGAAAAGCGCCTATCCACTCACTCTGTGAAAAGCGACAAGTCCCGATCAAGTGCTCAGTTGGGCCATCCGCCGCGTGTAGGCCAACGCGCGACTGTTATTCCTACACCCGTCCTGAAGACCAACGCGGCGTCATCCCAAGCTTCATCTCGGTCGCGGTCGTCTAGTCTTGCCAGGACGCTCTCGCACAGCCCACCATCGCTCCTTGACTCGATGCCTCGGTCGCTGCGTCATTCAGACATGCGGGACGCAGCATCCAGCGATACATCTGCGGGGGGCTCCCATCTTCGTACGCCCACCCTCCCTCGATTTCATCTTCCGAGATCTCATCCGGAGCCCGTACACTACCAAGCCGagtcgtcgttgccgccacATCGCGGTGTTGCTTCACGCAATGTGTCCGACTCGGTCAATACCACGCCGTTTGCTAGACGTCGAAGTTTCGTTCCCGATGGGCCGGTCGATCCGGCGGACGACGCACGCCGGGCGCAGGTTGCGCAGGGTTTATCCGCTgcccagcagctcctcgacttTGATGACGATCAAATGGACTTGGCAACCGCCCCCATTACTCCCGCCCGCCCTGGGAGTTCGAGCGTTTCCATCGCACAGCCATTCCGCACACCAGTCTCACGTCAGCGTCAGATTTGGGAGGATTCGCCACGGGCCATGACTCCGAGGCTGCTTCACGACCTGAAGAGTCGCGCTCATGAACGCAGCTGGTGGAAAGAGCGTCAGAAAT TGCTCGACCAGGCAACGTCCCTCAATGCCGATCGTGAACTCACAAAGGAGACCATCGAGGAAGATGTCGGGGCTCTGACGTCTGGCTCGCCGACATTGGGAAATTTGCAGAGACTTGTCCTGTTCTCACAAGCTCATGACATTGCCCTTGAAAACTcccttgacgacgaggttgacCGGGAGGACATTGCCGAACAAAAGCTCGTATGGGAAGAGCAGCGTCTTTTCGACCGTGTATTCGACGGGCTGATGGCATTCTTGGATCCCAAGCGG GCCACAAACATCTTGGAGCAAGGTCTGGTACTCTTGTGGGAGCTTGTGCAGAACCAATGGGTCTTGTGTGAATCTAGGGAGGACGATCTGTTGGATTCGCTCTTCGTCCTGCGATCATCCACCAACCCTGTC ATCCTGGAATCGACAAACTCTCTGGTCTCCCTGCTGACGGAGGTGTGCAACCCTCctttcctcctcctcctgcttcACTCGGCACTTGATCGATACATTGCGGCGCGAAGTACGGAGTCGTCGCAGTCCAATCTGGCCGCCCTACAGCACGAATCTGCGCATCTCCGTGGCGACCGTGCAAGGGTCTCGGGATACAACTTTGGTCTTAACGCCATGGGCATGTGCATCCTTCACCTCCCAAAGGAAGCTGTGGAGACCGAGGCCAGGCGACTCGAGCGACAAGTTATggct GCCCTGTCCCTCACCACGGCGGAGGGTGTGCTGGCTCGACAGGCGGCGCACCGTGTCATTCTGGCTGTCCAGTGCATGCTAGGGGATGACGTccgcaccctcgccctcttcccCGACCTTGATGCCGGCCAGCGCAGCTTCGCCACCTACTTGATGCAGCAGAACGGCGTCATGAATAGGGCATCGTTCGACGGCGCTGAGGATGCGGCGCGGAGGCAAGCAGTTCTTGAAGAGCTACTCGATGGCCTTACCAAAGGCGCTAGACTACGGTAG
- the RRAGC gene encoding Ras-related GTP-binding protein C has product MAQAESSRPRQASTSDDNQRQKILVTGWRKAGKSSCIKTVFQHVPVKDVPYIGITQKIEKINYDTIVPIQLWDTPSNFDIDQLDAPLGSFSTLVYVMDMQQDDSYHDAVRQAVHTIMRGYLANPAMKFSVFIHKAEALSEDYRGENYSEIQRAMTEELEDFQYSSLQAYAPHLDLSDSGVCNNIFNHMVAEIKFDMTSVHDVSLRDAWSKVLQGIMEMLPAVEALLLNFTETSGMDNSYLFDIASGVVLATDNRHRNDATMEQVTEYLSRFLQFREIYRHLAPSAAKSSPKADLEASDGPDGAQPKAWWDDEDTEAPWMTQATRLLPNTTIALWQFTPQLALVVLLRTDTWHARRGMIEYNLTFLRQGVRRILMEV; this is encoded by the exons ATGGCTCAAGCAGAATCATCAAGACCACGACAGGCGTCCACCTCTGACGACAACCAGAGGCAAAAGATCCTCGTCACCGGTTGGCGCAA GGCTGGTAAATCTTCTTGCATCAAAACCGTCTTCCAGCATGTCCCAGTCAAGGATGTGCCCTACATTGGTATCACCCAGAAGATCGAAAAGATCAACTATGA CACCATCGTCCCTATTCAGCTTTGGGACACGCCCTCCAACTTTGACATTGACCAGCTGGATGCCCCGCTAGGGTCATTCTCAACCTTGGTGTATGTCATGGACATGCAG CAAGACGACTCTTATCATGATGCCGTTCGTCAGGCAGTCCACACGATCATGCGCGGATACCTCGCCAACCCCGCAATGAAGTTCTCAGTCTTCATTCATAAGGCCGAGGCCCTGTCAGAGGATTATCGCGGAG AAAACTACAGTGAAATCCAGAGAGCCATGACGGAAGAGCTGGAAGACTTTCAGTATTCAAGTCTTCAGGCCTACGCTCCGCACCTCGACCTGTCCGACTCTGGAGTATGCAATAACATCTTCAACCACATGGTCGCTGAAATCAAGTTCGACATGACCAGCGTGCACGATGTTTCCCTCCGAGACGCCTGGAGCAAGGTGCTCCAAGGCATAATGGAGATGCTCCCGGCGGTTGAGGCCCTCCTTCTCAACTTTACCGAG ACTTCGGGCATGGACAACTCGTACCTGTTTGACATTGCTTCTGGTGTTGTCCTTGCCACTGATAATCGCCACCGCAACGACGCCACGATGGAGCAAGTCACAGAGTACCTCTCCCGGTTCCTTCAGTTCCGAGAAATTTATAG GCATCTGGCACCGTCGGCTGCCAAGTCGTCGCCAAAAGCCGACCTTGAGGCTTCCGATGGGCCTGACGGGGCCCAGCCAAAAGCGTggtgggacgacgaggacaccgaGGCGCCGTGGATGACCCAGGCTACAAGGTTGCTGCCAAACACTACCATCGCATTGTGGCAATTCACCCC GCAGCTGGCTCTGGTCGTTCTCCTTCGCACCGACACATGGCACGCCAGGCGAGGAATGATTGAGTACAACCTGACATTCCTGCGCCAGGGTGTCAGGCGCATTCTGATGGAGGTGTAG
- the ypgQ gene encoding putative protein YpgQ, producing the protein MTTQAEAPLPNVLSRLEALVKHHMEQYDPSHDWAHVDRVRNVALDIGKTLPGADIAVIEVAALMHDLADAKYSQSGSLPDNVTRVLDEAPASELSRDQIDLILRIVPAVSYSTEKKLRAAGGWGDWHNTCVELHAVQDADRLDAIGAIGVLRCAAFSGAKNRILLEDEPNTPGNSCEGHFYDKLLKIKDLMKTKAGHQEAEKRHATMVAFLGALNLERNLWHQ; encoded by the exons ATGACGACACAGGCCGAGGCACCCCTCCCGAACGTCTTGAGCCGCTTGGAGGCTCTCGTCAAGCACCACATGGAACA ATACGACCCGTCACATGATTGGGCTCATG TGGACCGCGTGCGGAATGTGGCCCTGGACATTGGGAAGACTCTGCCGGGGGCCGACATTGCCGTCATTGAGGTCGCCGCGTTGATGCACGACCTCGCAGATG CCAAGTACTCTCAGTCGGGCTCACTTCCGGACAACGTGACGCGTGTCCTTGACGAAGCTCCAGCGTCAGAGCTGTCTCGTGACCAAATCGACCTGATACTGAGGATCGTCCCCGCCGTGTCCTACTCGACTGAGAAGAAACTCAGAGCCGCTGGCGGCTGGGGTGATTGGCACAACACGTGTGTCGAGCTCCACGCTGTCCAAGATGCCGACCGGTTGGATGCTATCGGTGCCATTGGGGTGCTGCGCTGTGCCGCCTTTTCCGGAGCGAAGAATCGAATTCTGCTGGAGGATGAGCCCAACACCCCTGGGAACAGCTGCGAGGGACACTTTTATGACAAGCTGCTCAAGATCAAGGATCTGATGAAG ACCAAGGCGGGCCACCAAGAGGCCGAGAAGCGTCACGCTACG ATGGTAGCTTTCCTTGGTGCTCTCAACCTGGAACGAAATCTGTGGCACCAGTGA
- the prtT_3 gene encoding Transcriptional activator of proteases prtT, with protein sequence MNPHSFSRNYSTGLAGYNRPAIPSMDSYGYGNSGLSTKDESHGRDRDSSRNESSSRAAVPQAFPASGGGPTGKRGSRACVACRKGKNRCEWDPSGSKQTCRRCLLNGIPCVFEKASDRREGRGRSDNPSGSGWNGDAEGRVTNLEKSVQELANGQNQIQTALQQILSMLPQSAPAATPSSLQTFVPPSDASSITPIAHIFNSSTTPPSVFSNASPAVAQQHSGVMFAGSTGEAAPRSPQNIASGRRTGEAMHTDDEARVWPKLPGFAPPNHRFGTYGIIPLSSAPPSPNHSRRSSRASSVNSMSSDAAVPSSSMGAPIQALQTLANAADQAAALANGGVSSENPTDEPPSDASASHRASDEGTGVSSFADRPRSRKRKRVTIGGRTIHLRVKKQTKPDPTPRNPFPDVVTKGLVSDIEARELWDIFFSGCHYFVPLWDKKYDTYETFIERTPFSTNGLLAVAAKIRAGNGPLGQTFHRCLEEAQGIARSTLFGPIVRKEAVLAMLILSVWSQYSWLPCGHALRMGLDMNLHRALDKLVDSDEQRTEIEERDLVVSARIWLNCYLHEQLSSLGTGKPILLRDDSSVRAARVLLSHPMVSETDASLVARVELVGLRVRILDHLTPLHGKVDSDTILFVRTVFGQMQDWYQEWYDIHRTRYDEDSVLVRLLEADLVYAQLWTVCVALRGCQWDKLSNDQRELAFEAKDAALRCVQVFLHSKTLRSHLKYATHDQLATVAFAAVFLLKIAMLYPSAISLPTLNNQVSEIAHVLSAECFAERYALTLKLMLSNFRRKTGALSTVPGTPRGGHYLSDHLPTNPPTASEAVGDLAGGLQSLLSLPAMGDGLADGMAGDAWPVFSDTTEGFAWPNEFSPSNLPTWLQDNNFADLGLPVDGSDSLFLPLELANMFLPSGTTSNATYQFTLPDSNDVGAEAW encoded by the exons ATGAACCCACACTCCTTCTCTCGCAACTACTCGACCGGCCTTGCCGGTTACAACCGGCCAGCCATTCCGAGCATGGACAGCTACGGGTATGGTAACAGTGGTCTCTCCACCAAAGACGAGTCCCATGGCCGCGACCGTGATAGCTCCCGAAATGAGAGCTCGTCAAGAGCGGCCGTCCCGCAAGCTTTCCCTGCTTCAGGCGGTGGCCCCACAGGCAAACGCGGCAGTCGCGCATGTGTCGCAT GCCGTAAAGGAAAGAACCGTTGTGAATGGGACCCATCGGGTTCGAAACAGACTTGTCGGCGATGCCTACTAAACGGCATCCCCTGCGTCTTTGAGAAGGCGTCTGACCGAAGGGAAGGCCGGGGCAGGAGTGACAACCCTTCGGGAAGTGGTTGGAATGGTGATGCTGAAGGTCGAGTTACCAACTTGGAGAAGAGTGTGCAAGAGCTGGCCAACGGCCAGAACCAGATTCAGACTGCT CTTCAACAAATCCTCTCCATGCTCCCTCAGTCTGCACCAGCAGCGACACCGTCTTCCTTGCAGACTTTTGTGCCGCCCAGCGACGCCTCGTCCATCACACCCATTGCTCACATCTTCAACTCGTCCACGACCCCACCCTCCGTCTTCTCCAATGCATCCCCTGCTGTGGCCCAGCAACACTCGGGCGTGATGTTTGCGGGATCAACCGGCGAGGCAGCACCTCGGTCCCCGCAAAACATTGCCAGCGGTCGACGCACAGGCGAGGCAATGcacaccgacgacgaagccCGGGTCTGGCCAAAGCTACCCGGATTTGCGCCGCCA AATCACCGCTTCGGCACGTACGGTATCATCCCACTGTCTTCTGCGCCACCATCCCCAAACCACTCGCGTCGATCCTCCCGTGCGTCCAGCGTCAACTCGATGTCATCGGATGCCGCTGTTCCCTCCTCGTCAATGGGTGCGCCGATTCAGGCGCTTCAGACGCttgccaacgccgccgaccaaGCTGCTGCCCTTGCCAACGGTGGTGTGTCGAGTGAGAACCCGACAGACGAGCCGCCCTCAGACGCTTCAGCCTCTCATCGAGCGTCCGACGAAGGCACCGGCGTAAGCAGCTTTGCAGACCGGCCACGGAGTCGTAAGCGCAAGCGAGTTACAATCGGCGGAAGGACCATTCACCTACGAGTAAAGAAGCAGACCAAGCCTGACCCGACGCCCCGAAACCCATTCCCCGATGTGGTAACAAAGGGGTTGGTATCTGACATCGAGGCTCGAGAGTTGTGGGACAT CTTCTTTTCCGGTTGCCACTACTTTGTTCCCCTGTGGGACAAGAAGTACGATACGTACGAGACATTCATTGAGCGTACACCATTCTCTACCAATG GATtgctggcggtggccgcTAAGATTCGTGCCGGGAACGGACCCCTTGGCCAAACGTTCCACAGATGTCTTGAAGAGGCTCAAGGCATTGCCCGATCAACATTGTTCGGTCCCATTGTCCGAAAGGAGGCCGTACTTGCAATGCTCATTCTGAGTGTCTGGAGCCAATACAGCTGGCTCCCCTGTGGACACGCCCTGAGGATGGGGCTAGACATGAACCTTCATCGGGCACTCGACAAGCTGGTCGATTCGGATGAGCAACGTACAGAGATTGAGGAACGTGACCTTG TCGTCTCTGCACGAATCTGGCTCAACTGTTACCTCCACGAGCAGCT CTCTTCCCTCGGCACTGGCAAGCCAATCCTTCTCCGTGACGATTCTTCGGTCCGGGCCGCCCGTGTCCTTTT GTCCCACCCAATGGTGTCAGAAACCGATGCTAGCCTTGTTGCGCGTGTTGAGCTTGTTGGCCTTCGAG TCCGCATTCTAGACCACTTGACGCCTCTCCACGGCAAGGTTGACTCGGATACCATCCTGTTCGTGCGAACCGTGTTTGGACAAATGCAGGACTGGTATCAAGAGTGGTACGACATCCACAGAACTAGATACGACGAGGATAGCGTCCTTGTCCGCCTCTTGGAGGCTGACCTCGTCTACGCTCAACTGTGGACCGTGTGCGTTGCCCTGCGTGGTTGCCAGTGGGACAAG CTCTCCAACGATCAGAGGGAGCTTGCTttcgaggccaaggacgccgccCTACGATGTGTCCAAGTCTTCCTCCATTCCAAAACCCTCCGCAGCCATCTCAAAT ATGCAACGCACGACCAGCTGGCCACTGTGGCCTTTGCTGCCGTATTCCTCTTGAAGATTGCTATGCTGTACCCCAGCGCAATCTCCCTGCCGACTCTGAACAACCAGGTGTCCGAAATCGCCCACGTCCTGTCTGCCGAGTGCTTCGCCGAGCGTTACGCCTTGACTCTCAAGTTGATGCTATCAAACTTTAGACGCAAAACAGGCGCCCTGTCAACCGTCCCTGGGACCCCTCGTGGTGGCCATTACCTCTCTGACCATTTGCCAACAAACCCGCCTACTGCCTCCGAAGCTGTCGGTGACCTTGCAGGCGGACTGCAGAGTCTTCTCAGCTTACCCGCGATGGGTGATGGGTTGGCAGACGGCATGGCGGGAGATGCATGGCCGGTCTTCAGCGACACCACCGAAGGCTTTGCGTGGCCAAACGAATTCAGTCCAAGCAATCTCCCCACCTGGCTACAGGACAAC AACTTTGCCGATCTGGGTTTGCCAGTCGATGGCTCGGATTCTCTCTTCCTTCCTCTTGA GCTCGCAAACATGTTCTTACCCTCGGGGACGACGTCCAATGCGACGTATCAGTTTACCTTGCCAGACTCGAATGACGTTGGAGCGGAAGCTTGGTAG
- the Fra10ac1_1 gene encoding Protein FRA10AC1 translates to MSRAPPKTSEWDVLKKHHKFKRADDEADDGTWEERLAKGYENKLFRELALIDLKHYKSKRFALRWRTATEVVDGKGDETCGSLRCQHHTPARLGDSTRHSRSPPRSTTPLRTFELPFVYQEDGERKETMVKVRLCRRCEAKLKWRPDDRDSASPTRREAKTEKRSAEHSSANAGRGDSKRRRG, encoded by the exons ATGAGCAGGGCACCTCCCAAGACGTCAGAATGGGATGTTCTCAAGAAGCACCACAA ATTCAAACGTGCAGATGACGAAGCAGATGACGGCACATGGGAAGAACGGCTCGCCAAGGGGTACGAGAACAAGCTCTTTCGAGAGCTTGCCCTT ATTGATCTCAAACACTACAAGTCGAAGCGTTTTGCCTTGAGATGGAGGACAGcgaccgaggtcgtcgacggcaaggggGACGAGACGTGCGGCTCGTTGCGCTGTCAACATCACACCCCGGCTCGACTTGgcgactcgactcgacaTTCGCGATCACCGCCCCGCTCTACCACACCGTTGAGAACGTTTGAGCTGCCATTCGTCTACCAagaagacggcgagcgcaaggagACGATGGTCAAGGTCCGACTCTGCCGACGGTGTGAGGCAAAGCTCAAGTGGCGACCGGATGATCGAGACAGTGCATCACCAACACGCCGAGAGGCCAAAACGGAGAAGAGGTCTGCAGAGCATTCcagcgccaacgccggcaGGGGGGACTcgaagcggcggcgagggtaA
- the Fra10ac1_1 gene encoding Protein FRA10AC1 has translation MSRAPPKTSEWDVLKKHHKFVQPFFSVLAANHIGTPNTPRFKRADDEADDGTWEERLAKGYENKLFRELALIDLKHYKSKRFALRWRTATEVVDGKGDETCGSLRCQHHTPARLGDSTRHSRSPPRSTTPLRTFELPFVYQEDGERKETMVKVRLCRRCEAKLKWRPDDRDSASPTRREAKTEKRSAEHSSANAGRGDSKRRRG, from the exons ATGAGCAGGGCACCTCCCAAGACGTCAGAATGGGATGTTCTCAAGAAGCACCACAAGTTCGTCCAACCTTTCTTCTCAGTTCTTGCTGCTAACCACATCGGCACACCAAACACACCCAGATTCAAACGTGCAGATGACGAAGCAGATGACGGCACATGGGAAGAACGGCTCGCCAAGGGGTACGAGAACAAGCTCTTTCGAGAGCTTGCCCTT ATTGATCTCAAACACTACAAGTCGAAGCGTTTTGCCTTGAGATGGAGGACAGcgaccgaggtcgtcgacggcaaggggGACGAGACGTGCGGCTCGTTGCGCTGTCAACATCACACCCCGGCTCGACTTGgcgactcgactcgacaTTCGCGATCACCGCCCCGCTCTACCACACCGTTGAGAACGTTTGAGCTGCCATTCGTCTACCAagaagacggcgagcgcaaggagACGATGGTCAAGGTCCGACTCTGCCGACGGTGTGAGGCAAAGCTCAAGTGGCGACCGGATGATCGAGACAGTGCATCACCAACACGCCGAGAGGCCAAAACGGAGAAGAGGTCTGCAGAGCATTCcagcgccaacgccggcaGGGGGGACTcgaagcggcggcgagggtaA